GCGGGCCAGTTCCTGGACATCTTGGGGCAGGCAGTAGCTGCGGCCCCGGAGCACGGCCAAGGCCCGGGCGGCCGCGACCAGGTTGATCGAGCCCCGTGGGCTCGCCCCATAGGCGATATAGCCGCCAAGATCGGCCAGGTTGTAGGTCGCTGGCTGGCGGGTCGCGTCACACAACGCCACCGCGTACTCGGCGACCAGCCGATCCACATACACGGTGGCCGTGTGGGCCTGGAGGGCCTGGAGCTGGTCCAGGCTGAGCATGCGGGTGATGGCTGGGGGGTCGGTCAGGCTGCGGGCGACGATGGT
This DNA window, taken from Actinomycetota bacterium, encodes the following:
- a CDS encoding MoxR family ATPase gives rise to the protein QEHQVTIGKQSYGVPAPFLVLATQNPIESDGTYPLPEAQVDRFLMKVLVDYPNFSEEMTIVARSLTDPPAITRMLSLDQLQALQAHTATVYVDRLVAEYAVALCDATRQPATYNLADLGGYIAYGASPRGSINLVAAARALAVLRGRSYCLPQDVQELARDVLRHRLVLTYQALAEQVSADSLLTAVLAAIPPPRIDLAREQPA